One Scylla paramamosain isolate STU-SP2022 chromosome 6, ASM3559412v1, whole genome shotgun sequence DNA segment encodes these proteins:
- the LOC135101643 gene encoding triosephosphate isomerase-like, translated as MVGSKRFFVIGNWKMNVDKARIDGIVKMMTAASLSKHTEVVVGCPSCYLEYARQQLPPTIGVAAQNCFKEAKGNFSGEISPAMIQDCGCEWVILGHPERRTLFQECDELIGQKVAHAQKAGLKIVACVCETKADRDEGLTQQVLAAQMESLAASISDWSRVVVAFEALWASNTGVLATPAQVQEAMAMIREWLRQNVSNDVADSTRLIYAGSVSSGNCEELARLRDVDGFLVGSAALKPDIVDIINAGGSHVSRLISYFSDGGREAISV; from the exons ATGGTTGGCTCCAAGAGATTTTTCGTGATCGGCAACTGGAAGATGAACGTTGACAAGGCGCGCATCGACGGCATTGTTAAGATGATGACCGCTGCTTCCCTCTCCAAACACACAG AGGTGGTGGTTGGGTGTCCGTCGTGCTACCTGGAGTACGCCCGCCAACAGCTGCCGCCCACCATCGGCGTGGCGGCGCAGAACTGCTtcaag GAGGCGAAAGGGAACTTCAGCGGCGAGATCTCGCCAGCCATGATCCAGGACTGCGGGTGCGAGTGGGTGATACTGGGCCATCCCGAGAGGCGGACGTTGTTCCAGGAGTGTGACGAGTTGATCGGCCAGAAGGTGGCCCACGCCCAGAAAGCAGGACTCAAG ATTGTGGCGTGTGTGTGCGAGACGAAGGCGGACCGCGATGAGGGCCTCACACAGCAGGTTCTGGCTGCACAGATGGAGTCCCTGGCGGCATCCATCTCCGACTGGTCCCGCGTGGTGGTGGCCTTCGAGGCGCTGTGGGCCAGCAACACGGGGGTGCTGGCCACGCCGGCCCAGGTGCAGGAGGCCATGGCCATGATCCGGGAGTGGCTGCGGCAGAACGTGAGCAACGATGTCGCCGACAGCACGCGCCTCATCTACGCAGGATCGGTGTCCTCTGGTAACTGTGAGGAGCTGGCGCGGCTGAGGGACGTGGACGGGTTCCTGGTCGGCAGCGCCGCGCTCAAGCCGGACATCGTGGACATCATCAACGCTGGCGGTTCCCACGTGTCCAGGCTGATCTCTTACTTCTCTGATGGAGGCCGGGAGGCGATCAGCGTCTGA